The following are encoded together in the Montipora foliosa isolate CH-2021 chromosome 12, ASM3666993v2, whole genome shotgun sequence genome:
- the LOC137979553 gene encoding TNF receptor-associated factor 4-like isoform X3 produces the protein MTVERRLMEDHATSTCQWRPVNCVNCDEQYAKCNEHEHSLECRRRPIDCANGCGEVIPREEMTAHQDVDCSQTLVSCLYDFLGCGTKIKRCEMKDHLEENLRGHFEMSVDKLSAVQDECRILRRELDKVKLDYRTVGSKLAFLEKEVTNVKLQNKDMQTSSSFIWKVTNFWERVCKAKTGKEMRVESDSFYIGPQGYKMKMAMYPNGTKEARNAHISLYIALMKGKYDAILPWPFRYKVTLTIIDQKPDLMTRQDFVKSFVPEPDWKSMQRPTGEENERRGFGRFFSHEKLGAGSYVVNDTLFVKFEVSPGDLDKTNYTDL, from the exons ATGACGGTGGAACGAAGGCTTATGGAAGATCATGCGACCAGCACCTGTCAATGGCGACCAGTAAATTGTGTGAACTGTGATGAGCAATACGCTAAATGTAATGAACAT GAACACTCTCTGGAATGTCGCAGGCGACCCATTGATTGTGCGAATGGGTGTGGTGAGGTTATACCGAGAGAAGAG ATGACAGCACATCAAGATGTTGATTGTTCTCAGACTCTTGTTAGCTGCCTATACGACTTTCTCGGCTGCGGCACCAAG ATTAAACGGTGTGAAATGAAAGACCACTTGGAGGAAAACTTACGAGGTCATTTCGAGATGTCTGTTGACAAACTTAGTGCAGTGCAAGATGAGTGTAGGATTTTAAGACGCGAATTGGACAAAGTTAAATTGGACTATCGTACAGTGGGCTCAAAACTCGCTTTTTTGGAGAAGGAAGTCACTAACGTGAAACTCCAGAACAAGGATATGCAAACATCTTCGTCTTTCATATGGAAAGTGACAAACTTTTGGGAAAGAGTTTGCAAAGCTAAAACGGGTAAAGAAATGCGCGTTGAGAGTGATTCTTTCTACATAGGTCCTCAAGGATACAAAATGAAAATGGCCATGTATCCAAATGGAACAAAGGAGGCCAGAAACGCGCATATCTCGCTTTATATCGCACTGATGAAGGGAAAATATGACGCTATTTTACCTTGGCCGTTTAGATACAAAGTAACGTTAACTATTATTGATCAAAAACCCGATTTGATGACAAGACAAGATTTTGTCAAGTCTTTTGTTCCAGAACCCGATTGGAAAAGCATGCAGCGACCCACGGGTGAGGAGAATGAAAGAAGAGGATTTGGAAGATTTTTTTCGCACGAAAAACTCGGTGCAGGCTCTTACGTTGTAAATGATACGTTGTTTGTTAAGTTTGAAGTCAGTCCAGGGGACCTCGACAAAACCAACTATACTGATTTGTGA
- the LOC137979553 gene encoding TNF receptor-associated factor 6-like isoform X2, producing MAEVERGTSPSGYQYDFVSAVFDEYHCLICHLPLREPVLTRCGHRYCKKCLNEAIKRRQVPECPLDRVTLDPEKFHLQSCDRKIIHCSNPHCKMTVERRLMEDHATSTCQWRPVNCVNCDEQYAKCNEHEHSLECRRRPIDCANGCGEVIPREEMTAHQDVDCSQTLVSCLYDFLGCGTKIKRCEMKDHLEENLRGHFEMSVDKLSAVQDECRILRRELDKVKLDYRTVGSKLAFLEKEVTNVKLQNKDMQTSSSFIWKVTNFWERVCKAKTGKEMRVESDSFYIGPQGYKMKMAMYPNGTKEARNAHISLYIALMKGKYDAILPWPFRYKVTLTIIDQKPDLMTRQDFVKSFVPEPDWKSMQRPTGEENERRGFGRFFSHEKLGAGSYVVNDTLFVKFEVSPGDLDKTNYTDL from the exons ATGGCAGAAGTTGAACGGGGTACTTCACCTTCTGGTTATCAATACGACTTTGTATCAGCCGTTTTTGACGAATATCACTGCCTCATTTGTCACTTACCTTTGCGAGAGCCTGTCCTGACGAGATGTGGTCATAGATATTGTAAAAAGTGCTTGAACGAAGCTATAAAAAG ACGACAGGTGCCTGAATGTCCACTGGACAGAGTGACTTTGGATCCGGAGAAG TTCCATTTACAGAGCTGTGACCGTAAGATTATCCATTGTTCCAATCCCCACTGCAAAATGACGGTGGAACGAAGGCTTATGGAAGATCATGCGACCAGCACCTGTCAATGGCGACCAGTAAATTGTGTGAACTGTGATGAGCAATACGCTAAATGTAATGAACAT GAACACTCTCTGGAATGTCGCAGGCGACCCATTGATTGTGCGAATGGGTGTGGTGAGGTTATACCGAGAGAAGAG ATGACAGCACATCAAGATGTTGATTGTTCTCAGACTCTTGTTAGCTGCCTATACGACTTTCTCGGCTGCGGCACCAAG ATTAAACGGTGTGAAATGAAAGACCACTTGGAGGAAAACTTACGAGGTCATTTCGAGATGTCTGTTGACAAACTTAGTGCAGTGCAAGATGAGTGTAGGATTTTAAGACGCGAATTGGACAAAGTTAAATTGGACTATCGTACAGTGGGCTCAAAACTCGCTTTTTTGGAGAAGGAAGTCACTAACGTGAAACTCCAGAACAAGGATATGCAAACATCTTCGTCTTTCATATGGAAAGTGACAAACTTTTGGGAAAGAGTTTGCAAAGCTAAAACGGGTAAAGAAATGCGCGTTGAGAGTGATTCTTTCTACATAGGTCCTCAAGGATACAAAATGAAAATGGCCATGTATCCAAATGGAACAAAGGAGGCCAGAAACGCGCATATCTCGCTTTATATCGCACTGATGAAGGGAAAATATGACGCTATTTTACCTTGGCCGTTTAGATACAAAGTAACGTTAACTATTATTGATCAAAAACCCGATTTGATGACAAGACAAGATTTTGTCAAGTCTTTTGTTCCAGAACCCGATTGGAAAAGCATGCAGCGACCCACGGGTGAGGAGAATGAAAGAAGAGGATTTGGAAGATTTTTTTCGCACGAAAAACTCGGTGCAGGCTCTTACGTTGTAAATGATACGTTGTTTGTTAAGTTTGAAGTCAGTCCAGGGGACCTCGACAAAACCAACTATACTGATTTGTGA
- the LOC137979553 gene encoding TNF receptor-associated factor 4-like isoform X1, producing MAEVERGTSPSGYQYDFVSAVFDEYHCLICHLPLREPVLTRCGHRYCKKCLNEAIKRRQVPECPLDRVTLDPEKDIFPDKATERNILSCHVRCPSEGCEWTGETRNVEFHLQSCDRKIIHCSNPHCKMTVERRLMEDHATSTCQWRPVNCVNCDEQYAKCNEHEHSLECRRRPIDCANGCGEVIPREEMTAHQDVDCSQTLVSCLYDFLGCGTKIKRCEMKDHLEENLRGHFEMSVDKLSAVQDECRILRRELDKVKLDYRTVGSKLAFLEKEVTNVKLQNKDMQTSSSFIWKVTNFWERVCKAKTGKEMRVESDSFYIGPQGYKMKMAMYPNGTKEARNAHISLYIALMKGKYDAILPWPFRYKVTLTIIDQKPDLMTRQDFVKSFVPEPDWKSMQRPTGEENERRGFGRFFSHEKLGAGSYVVNDTLFVKFEVSPGDLDKTNYTDL from the exons ATGGCAGAAGTTGAACGGGGTACTTCACCTTCTGGTTATCAATACGACTTTGTATCAGCCGTTTTTGACGAATATCACTGCCTCATTTGTCACTTACCTTTGCGAGAGCCTGTCCTGACGAGATGTGGTCATAGATATTGTAAAAAGTGCTTGAACGAAGCTATAAAAAG ACGACAGGTGCCTGAATGTCCACTGGACAGAGTGACTTTGGATCCGGAGAAG GATATATTTCCAGACAAAGCGACGGAAAGAAACATTCTGTCTTGTCACGTGAGGTGTCCAAGTGAAGGTTGCGAGTGGACTGGGGAGACAAGAAACGTGGAG TTCCATTTACAGAGCTGTGACCGTAAGATTATCCATTGTTCCAATCCCCACTGCAAAATGACGGTGGAACGAAGGCTTATGGAAGATCATGCGACCAGCACCTGTCAATGGCGACCAGTAAATTGTGTGAACTGTGATGAGCAATACGCTAAATGTAATGAACAT GAACACTCTCTGGAATGTCGCAGGCGACCCATTGATTGTGCGAATGGGTGTGGTGAGGTTATACCGAGAGAAGAG ATGACAGCACATCAAGATGTTGATTGTTCTCAGACTCTTGTTAGCTGCCTATACGACTTTCTCGGCTGCGGCACCAAG ATTAAACGGTGTGAAATGAAAGACCACTTGGAGGAAAACTTACGAGGTCATTTCGAGATGTCTGTTGACAAACTTAGTGCAGTGCAAGATGAGTGTAGGATTTTAAGACGCGAATTGGACAAAGTTAAATTGGACTATCGTACAGTGGGCTCAAAACTCGCTTTTTTGGAGAAGGAAGTCACTAACGTGAAACTCCAGAACAAGGATATGCAAACATCTTCGTCTTTCATATGGAAAGTGACAAACTTTTGGGAAAGAGTTTGCAAAGCTAAAACGGGTAAAGAAATGCGCGTTGAGAGTGATTCTTTCTACATAGGTCCTCAAGGATACAAAATGAAAATGGCCATGTATCCAAATGGAACAAAGGAGGCCAGAAACGCGCATATCTCGCTTTATATCGCACTGATGAAGGGAAAATATGACGCTATTTTACCTTGGCCGTTTAGATACAAAGTAACGTTAACTATTATTGATCAAAAACCCGATTTGATGACAAGACAAGATTTTGTCAAGTCTTTTGTTCCAGAACCCGATTGGAAAAGCATGCAGCGACCCACGGGTGAGGAGAATGAAAGAAGAGGATTTGGAAGATTTTTTTCGCACGAAAAACTCGGTGCAGGCTCTTACGTTGTAAATGATACGTTGTTTGTTAAGTTTGAAGTCAGTCCAGGGGACCTCGACAAAACCAACTATACTGATTTGTGA